A segment of the Mytilus trossulus isolate FHL-02 chromosome 12, PNRI_Mtr1.1.1.hap1, whole genome shotgun sequence genome:
ATAACAACCATCCTTGGCCATTATTAATACCTCGGGCATGTTAAGGGCCAATACATTAATAATACAAAACAGGTAAATctcaaaaaaaatcacaaaagtttTATCGAtcgcattttcaaatttaatttttatcatttactccattgaaatttgttgtcacatttccatttatttaagaataaatgGTATTATACACAAATGTGAGAATTTTGGAATATGTCAATACACAAACAACTCTAGAGTTTTTCAGGGGTTTTATTAGTTTTCAAGACTGGTGGTACCTTTAAGATTTTAGGGGAGACCAACCCAAAGGGCGAGGGGTCTGGGGGCCGCCTAAGGCCCCCATTGGGTCCAGGGCTAGCCCTGGTAGGGGGGAAAGGGggcaacccccccccccccgaagcTCCTGGATTTTAGGTATTTCAGCCttaattttttactttaaaaaatagggaaaaGTCTGTTATATTTGCTTCAATTTTGGGTAAGTTAACATtgaattgggttttttttctagagtatttatctgaaaatacattgcttataattattttgaaatcagttataaaatatgtatgacCTATAATGCAGGGGTTTCATGTAAAATGttgtttcaatgttttgtttgttttatacttttattaaatgttttgtatttgttcaatATGGTGAATGAAATTCATAAGTTACATACAATGtagtatattattaaaaaaaataataaaacttgtATGTATCACTAAATAATGATTACACATGAACACTTAAGATACAGGAAGGTTTTGAACATTGATCCTATACTATTGTCATTGTTAGTATTGCTGCTGttgtattattaatattattatattccAGATGTATTTGTCAATCCCTTGAAAgagaaacaacaaaaagtaGAATAACAGAAGAAATGATTGAACCATACAAGAACGAAACGGAATGAAACGCACACAAATCAAATGGtagaacaaaacacaacacaaattaaaataacaatctAACAGTCGTGACTATTCACAGTAATCATGTTGACTAACCAACATGGTCACTTCCGACTATTCCAATTAATCATATGGACTGCATTCAATTGTCAAACTGACAAATGTGCATAGTCGATTGAACAATCCAATTCGTCATAACGAGTATAACatatggtcattttgacttCCTAACATAGTCATAATGACCACCCTACCCAGTCAAATGTGACTTACCATCTAGTCAAACGACTAAGAGCATAGTCAAAATGATTAAAGTGCATTGTCACCTAGAGGACAGTCAAAATGACTAATTaaatgagacaaaaaaaaagaatttgattTTATGACAGTTTTGTAACACGGCAAATAATAACTGCCCAACCCATTGTTCCTGTTGTGTCATAGACTGCTGGTTCATTCTAGTATATAAGTATTTCACTTTGTAATTTTAGTCAATACTTATATCTATTTCATGAATGATGATATAGTATTCACCATAATGCataatacagaaaaatatatagtaaaaaattCAACATGctgaattttttgttattaaaaatactAGTTTCGAACTCCGGAATGGTATGAAGCATTTGTAACTGAACATGGTTCACCAGTATTACCATCAATATCATTATGCCATCTCTCCATcgatattttatataaagttcCTTTTGAAATTGCATCGAAATCACTTGTCTTAGAAAATAGGTCAAACTTTTTTCTTGATGCACGGTCTATCAACTCTTTCAACGTTCGAGTGAGACCGTATTTTTCGGCTTCGATAATACCATTTATTATATCTGTAATTAAACAATCTCTCAGACTTTTTTGTCGGTATTTATTTGATAAGAATATATCAGACTTATCTAAAGTTTCCTTCACTTGATATTCGTGTGCTATTGGAATGATGCAGTGAACATTGCtgtctgaaaaataaaagtggaaatAAGCTTTTTTCATAAAACAGATTAATTTCAAACATTGCATAATGGTTAAGTTCTTGTCCACGTTGTTTCACAAATAATCCGAGtcgtaaaaataaataattatcatcAAAAAAAGATTCACAATAGTCTGTAGCGTCAATTGCTTTTTTTGACTTTCTAGCTCTTTGGttgtgatattttgaaaataccacaatacaattatatttgttttttaaacaaaaggaTACCGATGTGCACTATCTCATATGTTAACCAATCATTGAAGCAAAACTTTGCTTAATAAATTGTTGAGTCTTCAATTTTCCTTTTAgcatttctcgtttttataaTAATCTTGTGAAATGCAATTTTTCGTTAAATTTAAAAGACAACTATTTATCTTAGAAAAGGACTTTGTTgccaaaggtacaaggattatattttaatacgccagacgagcgttgcGTCTCCATAAGACTCagtagtgacgctcatatcgaaatattcaaaaagcccaaaacaagtacaaagttgaagagcattgaggatccaaaattccaaaaagttgtgccaaaaacggttaaagtaatctatgcctggaataagaaaatccttagtttttggaaaaattcaaagttttgtagacatgcaggaaattaaaaaaaaataccacataattgatattcatgtcaataccgaGAAACTTGTACAGATAAAGTGATACAGAAAAACTAATAAATTAAGGCTCCATTGATATGATAGCAAGGACATCAGTCCAGCATCGAAGTGGCTCATCAATTTTGGACAAGGCAAATAGCAATGTTTTGATATAGAACGCTCTCTAAGTTCATATGGCCATAGCTTGTCTAACAAATCAGCCGTTTGACGCCAAAGTAATATCGGACTATCCATCTAATTTAGTTCATGTACGTTTAATATATTTGAGTACACGTCTCTACCATTGAGATGAAAAATTCAGGCAATACCCTCACGTCTAGTCCCCCAATTTTAGTAAGTGCGTATATCAGGCAGTTTATTTTAACGAACTAAAATGTTTGAAAGTAAGGCaaaggattgaaagaactgtttaacaaagcaaaaaaaactgAAACGATCTTTCATGGGACCAAAATTTCGCTTTaagaaattcgtgcgacttcaaaacttcggtatgttcaataaccacaggttagtaagattttgatattttagcgTTTCTAAACTCGTTCAGTatattatgtacatatactttcaagaaaattctataatttgtaaaacttttgaagattttttttaattgtttgcttCCTGTAAACATTCCGCAAATTGTTTCCGTAAGCAGTGAATTCAGAGAGACCTTTGTCGTAAACATCCagtgatcacaatacgcataGATCGGTCATTGAAATACACTTTTATCTTAGTTAACATGTTATACACGTGCTTAAAATCAATGCTTCTTTGTTGGTTGTTtatataaggtgacaatcggtaaactacAGCTTCAGAACACGACAGTAAATTAGCTGccatattttcatatcatagCAGACCGAGGAAAAATTTTCTACAATTATATGATATGGAAGCATAAAGAATGATTACATCGTGTTCAGAAGGCTAAGTTTATGTTATATTcttgcattggttcaagaattggattactattttttttcgcTAGTCACTcatttcatatgactttaaagagGAAAATACAGGAAGTCGAAGTCCAAATCGTTCAATATACTCGTGTCTGTATTGGCACTTTGCATTTCTAGAGCGCAATCTATATATTACAAGTAAATCATTATCGCAGGGATTCGTTAACACAAATTACTTCCAAAGATACATTTATTTGGTCTGCAAGTTTGGCTGTACCTGCAGAAAACTTATTTAATACGGAATAGCACATACCAAATTTTAAAGCCCGGAAGTTTAAAGACCCCGGTATAGTCTAGTCAAAATAGCATTTGacctaaaaaaaattgcaacagaatttgtttttgtatttttcgaaTCCAGATGGCTTTCTTTGTAACATACTAAAAGTCTACCAAGATATCTCAATGggaaaatggatttttttgggtgaaaaatagcaaaatttgtcaaaaatagcGAAAAACTGGGAAAAGATTGTTACACAttcattttttatgataatCAATTCAAATCAGAAGTTTTACATTATACAgtgtttatgaaataaaataataaaaaaataggtgtttttttataaacatggaATTTTAGGTGAAAACATCTGATTTTTGTTGGAATTTGAGAGTCACATAGCGTGAATTGATTACCAAAATAGAcaggaaaaatataaaaaatggtaAAAGTAGTTCATTTGATTTTCCATAAAGACAAACactattattttaatcattccaAAACTTTACAGCAATTCCTTATTgtgaaaatgatgatttttggtaaaatatagcaaaatcaatcaaaaatcgTTATTAAACTGGAAATACACCAATTTGGAGTTTAAACTGCTTTTGAATCACtccaaaatagaaaaatgaaatcttgatataattataatcagatcaaacaaaattcattgtaaaacaaacagtaaaataactgattttagGCGAAAACAGCtaaatttgtctaaaaatcgtcaaaaactggaaaaaactacatttcatatttgtcaGAAACCATTTTTTCGACAGACTCATGGTTTGGTGTCACAGTTTTGTTTACAGTTACATTTACTAATGTTAAGAAGCTTAGCAGGTCTGTGGAAGGGCCATCAAAATTGGATAAAGTTTTCCATTTTTGATTTCCCAACCTTAATCTGTAGGATGTATGTCAACTTCTTCTGATAATACACTCGAAGACTATGAAATTGCCCTGAATCTGATGTTGGTGGTAAACTTTTCACCTGAACCAATGTGTTTCCAGTAATTACTatggattttaattttctccagACAAAAATGTCAATTCCTTCATATAAACATGTTAGCACTTCTTCTCCTGCTTAGATGGTATCTGCTTTAATGAAGCCTTGATCTTGATATTTGtgattaagtttttttaatggaaGTCCTTTGCCTATTCCAAAA
Coding sequences within it:
- the LOC134691988 gene encoding uncharacterized protein LOC134691988, with translation MSGTGGKYDDGDKDLAPEVKRMKSSFEKTDIALIVDGKRLYINRDELMEKSPVFKTMLTADFKERNALEIELPKKDLHHFLMFLRCTLDGHDDQINNSNVHCIIPIAHEYQVKETLDKSDIFLSNKYRQKSLRDCLITDIINGIIEAEKYGLTRTLKELIDRASRKKFDLFSKTSDFDAISKGTLYKISMERWHNDIDGNTGEPCSVTNASYHSGVRN